Proteins encoded by one window of Lathyrus oleraceus cultivar Zhongwan6 chromosome 1, CAAS_Psat_ZW6_1.0, whole genome shotgun sequence:
- the LOC127105165 gene encoding uncharacterized protein LOC127105165 — translation MASGGFPFQMSMLTKNNYDNWSIKMKALLGAQDVWDIVEKGFNEQDEVSLSQGVKETLRESRKRDKKAFFLIYQSVDEDTFEKISNATTAKEAWDKLQTCNKGVEQVKKIRLQTLRGDFERLFMEESESISDYFSRVLAVVNQLKRNDEDVDEVKVIEKILRTLNPSFDFIVTNIEENRDLKTMAIE, via the coding sequence ATGGCGAGTGGAGGTTTCCCTTTTCAAATGTCGATGCTCACAAAGAACAACTATGACAATTGGAGTATCAAGATGAAGGCGCTACTAGGAGCTCAAGATGTGTGGGATATTGTTGAGAAAGGCTTCAATGAGCAAGATGAAGTCTCGCTAAGCCAAGGTGTAAAGGAGACATTGAGGGAGTCAAGAAAGAGAGACAAGAAAGCTTTCTTCCTCATTTATCAATCGGTGGATGAAGATACATTTGAGAAGATCTCCAACGCAACGACGGCCAAAGAAGCATGGGATAAACTTCAAACTTGCAACAAAGGAGTGGAACAGGTGAAAAAGATTCGTCTTCAAACTCTTAGAGGTGATTTTGAACGTTTATTTATGGAAGAGTCCGAGTCAATTTCTGATTATTTTTCTCGAGTATTGGCCGTAGTCAATCAACTTAAAAGAAATGACGAAGATGTTGATGAGGTGAAAGTCATAGAGAAAATACTTCGCACTTTAAATCCAAGTTTTGACTTCATTGTTACCAATATTGAAGAAAACAGGGATTTAAAGACCATGGCTATTGAGTAA